A window of Pseudochaenichthys georgianus chromosome 19, fPseGeo1.2, whole genome shotgun sequence genomic DNA:
ACATGACTCAGAGGATGGGAACGCAGTTATAGACGCAGGAATGGGAACGACTACGAATTAGGAGTTCTCGGTACGGGACAACACAGCTGCAGCAGGACACGTGTTTCAGGTGTGCATTTATGGTTGGGCGAAAAAATGTTCGCCAAGGGGTTCCACAAGGCTAAGATAAGATGGAGGAGAGAGCAGAAAAAGCGCATTTCAATAACCAATACTTCATATGAAGCGGCCAGTGAACTCAGGTCAAGTGGAGAAGAGCAATGGGACACAAACCACATTTCACAGAGCATCTGCACCCCTGTCTATGACGaggaaaacacaaacacagtaaTGGCAGTGATGCAACCCACCCAACTGAGAAAAAGATCAACGGGCAGAGACCTAATGTGAATTATCCAAAAGTTGTTGAAAAGAATAATCAACAATGACCTGACCAACATCTCagagcaacaagtggacattgGAAATGCTTGAAAGGATGGCTGACATTCTCTAACACTACGTTAGAGGAGCCTTTTGGAATGAGCAATGGGGAATGTAGAAAAGCTTTACCAGTGCCTTATAATTACAGGAGAGAATAAGATAACTATAACAGAGTCCACAGAGGGAAGGTCTTGTGCTGCTTCAAGCTTACACCAAGAGTCAGTTCAGAACTTTTCCCCGAACAGGGATATTAAGGAAATGTCATTGGAATAAGGAACACAGAACAACACGGTTCTATAAAGACTGGTGAAATGTATCATCCATTAGGGAAAAAAGCAAAACTTTAGAAACAAAACCCTAACCTCACTGAACATACAAGCAGATCATCCTAAAGGACATTCCTCAAATCAACCTCCTAAATTAAGTATGGGCACAAATCCCCATAAATTGAAAGAAGTAGAGAACACAGTATATATAAGCACTACAAGAGTGATGCTTTCTTTGGAGGCTCAGGAGGATAGCAAGGCAGAGGCAAGTTATACCCGAGGTGTGGCAGAGGGATGGTGGCTTGCATCAGTCATTAGTCAATTCCGGCTAATCAGCTTTCTAAACGATGAAGGGGATGATCTTTTTCAGCATTGTAGCAAAGAGGCTGTCAACTTACCTTTAGAAAAAGTACTATGAATAACTCACACCTTGGATCCTTACAGATGTATAAATGGTTTTACAGTGCATCACTATTCACGTGTGTCATTCTAGAACCTGTCATTTGAATGAAACTGTGTTCATAATAATTAGACCCTAACTCAGGAGCCTGTTAAACCTTGTcctaacttaaaggggacctatcatgcgaaATGCAattgttgatgtcttttatacatacatatgtgtgtccgctgtgtcggggaactcacgcagcgtcagaaaataaaaccctctctcttttcctccgtacccaaatctctaaaaacggggctacaatggAGCTTATACAGATTTGTCATCCGCTATGACATTATTTACGTCATAACGGATggcacccacggccctatcagacacgttgctatcagaaacaatgcctgacgtgttttggatgtaatatggcctttgtttacattagcaagcattgcAAACactgtcgattcttgttcagttttctgtgacaatcttcctcaccctctcagactttcagttgcgcgcgctgctaaagagacgcgctaccatggaaaccaaacaatggtgtagctgtattacagtccaagtggaaacagtcctgagtaaatctgattttgtcagaaatcgggagaaatcgGGGAGAAAataaccccgggaggaaactgggagagggcagtgaaatcgggagtctcccgcgaaaatcgggagggttggcaagtatgactgtagagcacatgtgtaaagaagcaggaaataaaaaggaactcaccttgtggtataaccagaaagagagaaagcctttgagctccagactgtttcagagagaatccttgataatccatgaccatgatatggcgtttcatcaccgcagtatttagtttagacagtagctgccgggtcccgcatgagctcagccccctccttttttttaaagctttataccccgaatcagcacttttgaaacaggaagtgaaatagagggatatgaggcatggctagaatgggtgatctgtttggtatttttgagcaaaacacttcatagacatgttttttatatatgttttatctatctgagacctatgctattgcctaaagatAGCATGATATGATATGATTTAAGTTTTGTATTGATGTATCAGTACAGTTgcacgacacacacactcacatatgtTCATGTTATTGTATCTCAGGGCTTGGAGGGACTTCTCTAAACAGCCCCAACCCAAACATCATTAGGGGGAACTGCATCCACAACATTTGGTGCTTGTGCAATAACTTGTAAACACATTACAAATGTAATTGCACCTACAGGCTTTGGAGCTGCATGTGCATTTTAATTCACAGGCCTCCAAACATCTATTAACAAGCGCCGTCCCTTCTAAAAATGGCCCTGAAACCAATATTTGaatatttttcaataaatgcagATTATGCCAAAGTGGAAGATTACAATATTGTTGAAAAAGGCTTGTGTAATTTAAAATCAAGAGGCAGTAAGgagttttgagaaaaaaaaacgtttaatGAAATGAACAAATGAAACTGAAACAAGTGATGACTTTCTGCTCAGTGTGAGTTCACCAGATATACAAATATCTGATAACTTGTAACAATGTGCTTTCTAAAAAAAATCACAAAATCCAGGCTCGAATGTGAAGTTAACACGAGTTTAGGTCTGATTAAATCATTAATCTGCATAATCACATGGCTTCAGATTGTCGGTGCTTTAACCATACATGAAATACAATGACTTGGAATAATAATCCTTATGGGTGTATATATGGACAGTCATTTACACACAAATCAAACCATTTATCAAAGAATGGAGGTAAGTCAACTGGAATGACACACACCACCTCTCCCTTTTTGTATTAAACCTGGGTGTCACTCACAGTTCACTGTATGATTCATAAGGGTTTCCAATATCAACACTGAACTGTTAGGGATTTGGGGGCACTACGCAACTATAACAAAATCAGCGAGTgtatttttaaacatttctGCTCTGCTCACACAGCCACATTCAAGGACATTTTAAACTAAGGTACAGAATAACAAAGCCGCTTCAGAAACAGTTAAAACAGACTATTATATAGGTACTGGTACACCCAAAGGTCTGCAGAAAGTTCAGGTACGAAAGTGGTACAAAAGTGAAAGAAATATCCAATTTTGGATACAATACAGAGGAACCAACCAATAACGCTAGGTTACTTTTGGAAAGTAGATCAACTAGTAAATCCAGAGCTTTGCCTCCTGACTCAGATTTTTCTTTGCCTCTGTGACGGAGCGGGTCACAgagtgactgactccgccactgacagccgacacacacacacacacacacacacacacacacacacacacacacacacacacacacacacacacacacacacacacacacacacacacacacacacacacacacacacacacacacacaacacaacacacacacacacacacacacacacacacacacacacacacacacacacacacacacacacacacacacacacacacacacacacacacacacacacacacacacaacatttcctgctctcttccgtcaaatgaaccatgcaatttcttatttattttgtgtttattaattaTGGGGAATGACTGTTAAGAGGTAGTTAACCTGTGTATGTTTGGTTCAGATAGTTTCCCCATGTTTGAGGAAATTACATTTATGTTGAAATGTGGTTTTAAGTTGATTGTGTCACCTGTTGACAGTGAGCCTGTGGGAGGGGCCATGGGTTCAAAAGGGACGGTGTTGGTTCCTTGTTGGTTGGGTTTTTTTGGACTGTGTCACTCTGAAGAATGTTGCAGTGAAGGCAACAGCTGGGACGTGTTCTGGgtttgttgcagagaaggcaacagcCAGAACACGTTTACTCTGAATGAGTGAGGGACGGCCTGTTTgtggattttattttgttgtctaacTTGTGCTGGTTCgctattctttttttttagtaTACAAGAgtttaataatttaaaaaactgAGATGTGTCAAAGAATGACACAAAAGACCAGCGTGAAAAGCTGGAACATGTTAATACAGTGTAAGTGATGAACGATTATGAACTATTGAATGAGAATCTAAATATAAAAGACAAACAATTTCAAACAATTTAATTTATGTCAGATAGTCTCTTGAGTTATCTGGCCGTGAAGCTCTAGGAAACGTCCCCCAGATTCTGTATAGCGGCGTCATCTTCCTCCACAGCCTTGGAGCAGACACGCTGCACTCCGATGTGTAGGTCCTCCATGCACTTCTCTGTGACTGACACGTGGTTGGCAGCTGTGGTAAATACAGACGCGAGGTTGTTTGCTACAGTTCGCCTCTCCTCATTGGTCTCCTGCAGCACCAGGTGGTACTGTTGTTGTGCTGCCTTCAGTTGCAGCACGGCCTCGTCGTATCCATACGTAACTTTCTTCTTCAGAATATCGCGACTGTCTCCATCTCAGTGGCCCAGTCCTGCTCCTCCTGTGCCGACTCCTGCATGACAGAATCCAGCCGCTCATCGACCTTGCGGATCTGCTCTTTGAGATTATTCAGGTCATTTGACTTGTCCAAGATGTTAcaaccagtggcgtttctataagtacaaaagtggtggggcacaaaaaactcagatgtctatatataagcttctgcagagaggttcatggctggtgaggctctggcactgactcttcaggtttacaaatatattaaatcaaaatataatattattttcaaaagctttttttgtctgatgcttcaattacttttaaacagacagttcaacagaaggatacccgcaaaaatgtaattgtatcatttaaatgttgaattgttctctcttagtaagatcgcatgttcaataaaattgcagtcttaccttgacttgaagattaagtccatgtgcctatccttctggacaaaaatctcttacttttttgtaaaagtcctccttatcttcttgtagtttcaaaagtctatcatacatctaatctaatcaatagatttttgattcgaaaattataaaagtagggtaaacatgtggatattatccggctgaacaaaacgtacatttatctaacggctacgtttcccacagatcttattttgagctattttctcaaatcctatggagaaatctcattgcttttttgtggagttatacattaacaaataactataaaacaacaatactgtagaacaggggtggggaacctccggcccgcgagaccatttggtacggccctcgaggtaatttataaacacacgcaaaaaagaaaaataattaaagaaatcgagaccgcaaaaaaattaaacaagcgagtgcctgtttttcctggcagggtccttgaacacaacacgagcctaacgtgacatcacgtggtatatgtcttgtctgacaggggtgcagttctgacggagagcaccagaacgccactccagcacttcagaaatggcagtgcccataaggagccgtacacatgctgcagtttttgcgtgtctgtgtcttttgttgaaagcccagtggcgatctgttcatctgtgagatgttcacaagtctttttttgcaagtccaagtcaagtctttggtcacgagtccaagtcaagtctcaagtctttggtcacgagtccaagtcaagtctcaagtctctaaaaaaataaaagtctcatgtctcttctggttgtaataagccttctattgtctgctgctatccagtctgttaagaatactgcacagctatatctaagaagttcaaagcatttactgtgttattatcactcctatatctatcagtactgattagttgtttgttatatgatcactttaaacaggctattgcaatgcaatatgaggaaaacatcacactttagctaaatgcaaacaacttataagcaaaacacttcagaatcagaaatcagtatcacaaatacaaagctagtagcaagctaagttaacatgacatagctgatgctgagctaaacatgtttgctaaccgtccatacgttaatgtgactgacctctccgggtgagttttcaagtgcctgatgaaattcaacgttgttgcgccagcatccttgattttgatattgcagactttgcagtgtgcgctccttttgttcgaagtgtttgtagttgaacctaattacaagcggtacagccgcaggtgtgccgccggtcgccattgtgttactacgaggtagtaacagaggcgcgcacgtctgcgtaatgagcccggctaaaataactggatggcctacctgcctgtcagccttccatctgggcacaaacttatctcgtgccctcattggtcatgtgcgcgttcgtgtgtgttggaggaggcgggctctataaggaagtagcagcctctagcagattatctccggttgtgtattttctagggctgtcaagttaactcgttaataacgcgttaacgcaaaaaaaaattaacgccactaattattttaacgcaattaacgcatgtgtatttttttttctcggccgccccgtagtttcagagcgcatcgagtttaaaataccatctacaagctgatgctgacagccccgctcctgccgcccgcttgtggcagaccacacttcaacgctcaccggcaggcaccgactggccatcgggaggaccgggagggtgtgtgtatgtgtggcccgagcgagcgagggagagaccttacgtgcattgttgttgttagcatcgggtgctagctagctgcgctaacggatataaggagctgtttaaatgaaaacagaggagcgctctatccacacaactgcaccgagcacttgactttatgcaggaagccagacagtgggacattgtacgaaaagtcagcacactcatgattgcagcgtccaggcagctcccgttcgagcatatgccttgagttgcacatagctccaacgatccaacacacacacacacacacacacgcacacacacaccccatttgtattgagagaggttccaggttgttgtgtttaatattcatgagaatatttgtcattgttcaaatgataataaacattagcataaagcatatttgtccactcatatgttgataagagtattaaaaacttgaaaaatattcctctaaggtacatgtagaacagatcaaaaatatgcgattaatttgcgattaatcgcgaacaatcatgcgattaatcgcgattaaatattttaatcgactgacagccctagtattttcaaattctagcgatctcgagccggtttctctcaaatttacctaccccacctttaatacgccaaaaatagaaaacacaatgattgttcacgagtcccaacacacgagtccaagtcgagtctgaagtcttttggtcacgagtccaagtcaagtctgaagtctctgtgtgtgcgacttaagtgctcgagtccccatctctgtcggtcatactgatcatacagttaataactttgttgttattagcatctggttagctagatatgctaacgaatagaagaagctttttctacaaccagtgaggtaaaggcacatctttatatgatcattatagttatacaaaaataagagaataaagtaaacaggtataaaatactatatgacagtaaaacaaagttgttattaataaacaagaatacagtttgaaaggggagtgatttgtaaaatatccataaagaaaaataaatctgcttacagttgtgtttcatatgggtgttgagagacgTACCCATagatagggttgggtatcgtttgaatttccacgattccgattccgattctagttttcgattccgattcttaacgattctcaattccgattctttgaggggcagggtaaaaaaatgatacatgcttctttcaccaaaaaaaacaacatttatttgagtgactgaagctacaacacagcaacagtccaacttttaaaggaaacccccccccccccccatttaaaaacagttcttattgaggaaaacaagcatatctgccttctcaggcagtATGCGTGAGCGTTCAGCACAGATTGTGTCACCAGCAGTCGAGAAAACACGTTCACTGGGTGTAGAGGAAGCCTGGACACATAAATATGAGAAGGCCATGTCTGACAGGCAAGGATATGTTGTTCTCATGTTCCACCACCAGGCCGCAGCGTCATCAGAAGTAACTATGCGTGGCATAGCCTTGTACATGTGCAGCTCCTTCTCTACCTGGTCCTGGATGGACATGGAATTCTGCTGTGGTGTCACCTTTTGGGCATCCTCATCAGCAAACAGCTCCTCCAATGGGGTCATTTTGGGGTTTTTGCAGGGATGCATTTGCTAAATGAATAAAGAACAACATATCACACAAAAGGAAACTTCCATTCAAAGCATAGATCATGATTAAGAAACCtcgcatatatatattttttgcaaaCATACACTTACATTCTCCTCTGCCTCACTCTCCATTCCTTCCATGTTCTCGTCACCATCTCCTCCACAGTCTAGATCTGTTGACTACAGATAACAATTGGCATTATTTATGATCAAAGATTTTAATGATTGAGGAGACATTATTTGTTCATGAATAACATTTCACCTTCTCAGAGTCGGTCAGATTTTTGGCCAGGAACTTCCCCTTGATCCGGTCCCAGACAGCAGCATTATCGTCCATCTTTTGTTTGAAGCGTGGATCCAAAGCAGTAGCCTCTTCCAGAAAGCTCCTGATTTCATCACTCTGAATACAATTATTGAAAATGTAGGATTAAGTCATGAATATAATTATTTAATGTATTCTTCATTAACTTCTTTATAGCCTCAGTTATTTTACCTGGTAACGCTTTGACAGATTTCCCCAAACTTGCTTTTTAAGGTTGGACACAAATACTGTGTCCCCATCAGTAACAGTAAAATGCATCTCAAGCTTTTTGAGAATGGGCAGAATCTGTCCAGATGTCGGGTTCTTTTCCGAAGAAACGCAGAGGGTGGACGTGTACATAACCCTCATCAGTCTGATGAAGTCCTCTGCCCGCCTGAGGTCTTCGTCAGTGAACCGGGCAAGTCTGAGTGATAaagaatatttgtattattaactataagttacaaatattacattttaaacaaaaacaatgctgtTTGACAAGGGAACTGCTCCTCTTTAAATCCATCACTTATCCACACTAATCAGTATAGTTTACATTGCTAGCTACTTTTTAAGTCATCTACATTTGCATTACCACATGCTTATAGTGACAGCTCTCTGCACTAGTTCTGGTGGCTAGACAATCACTTCCCTGATAATGAAGTATTAGTGTTTTGTATGAGTCATATAACTATAAGCTACTGGATGCCATTTTCTTTTGGATCCATAAAGTagctatattttttatctatcAGTCTGACTACCTGTCCCTCTCCATAGGCTTTCTCAACCGTTGATCCAAGCTGGCTGCCTGAATTGCTGGGTATTGCTCGAGAAATCTCTCCAGCATTAGGTGGAGAGAATTCCAGCGAGTTCTCACATCAAGTATGAGCGAGTGTTGAGGCAGCTCTGACAAACAAGAAAATCACAAATACTTTAACATATGGGATTTCAATTTAACATGGAGTAGTTATCATTTGACATGTATGGTTTACATAGTTTTTGAAATGTTAATACCTGAAAAACACATACAGTGCTTTGTATTGAAAAAAACAAGCattatttaattaaatacaaTTCACAACAATCAAATGAATGTAACTCAGTGAGTCTTACTTAGGAAAGCCTGCTTCTCCTGGAGCACGGTCTTAGCCATTGATGACCTCTTAATCCACACAACAAGTGCACGGATCTTTGCTATCCATTGAGACACGATGGCCAATGAGTAGAGACTCTGTGCTGCCAGATTCAAAGTGTGAGCAAAGCAGCCCAGCTTCACAAATTGGAGCCTGTGTATGGCTACATCCATATTTGCAGCATTGTCAACTGTGACTGCCACTATTTTGTCAAAAATGCCAAAATCTGTCAAGACATCTGCAATCTCCTCTGCTATGACGATTCCTGTCTGGGCTTTGTAGACAGCCTTGGTTTGGAGCACTTTTTGCCTCATTTTGCCTTCCACTAAATAGTGTGCTGTGACAGTAAGGTAGTGGTCTTGCGCAATACTAGTCCAGCCGTCAGATGTGAGGGCAACATGGCTAACTTCACTAAGCTCAGTGATTATATTTGACTTTTCAATCTCATACCAAGATGGTATTAATTGATTTGTCAGATAATCTCTGGTAGGGGGGGTGTAGTTGGGGTTAAGAGTAAAAAGCATGTCCCTGTAAACACAAAAATGATATTGTTATTGTGGGTGAGGTCTGGGCAGCTAGAAAATGTGTATAATTGTCTTTGCGTACCGAAATGTAGGTGCTTCTACTTCTGAGAAGGGATGCAGCCTTTTCACCACAAAAGCGGTGACTTTTCTGTGGCACTCCTCACGTTTCTCCACTGTCATCTTTCCCTTTGCTGCTAACGTGAATGGGTTGACACGGGCTGGGACGGGCTTGTTAGCTTGAGCCGTTGTAGCCGCGCAACTACGCGACCGCAAACTTTCATCTACAAAAATATAGAATATccacacattttacacacaacCTCTCAAACAAAATAACCATCCTTTAGTTGAGTGATGTTAATTTACATACCTGATTGCGAGGGCTCCGCTGAGGGAGTGCTCGGAGTTGGTTGAGCCGGGACGACAGCGGAAGACGACGGTGGTTGTGAGGCGGACTGAGACTGGCGAAACAGGTTGAAAACGGTACACTCCTTGATCTGAATACCGTGCAGGCGAaggtgttttgtcatattggtCGTGTTCCCTCCTTTGGAGGAAATAAGTTTGGAACAGGTGTTGCACTCTGCCGACCCATTGTCTTTCCTAACAAAGTGAAGCCACACTTTAGAGCGTCTACCGCTCATGGTGGTCCCAGGTTAAGCTGTGTAGAAGtataggtacaacgctacatttcccgccccagtaggctacggagagcggcgagagaaatttcctcaggcatcgaaaagcggaaccgaaattcacatttctaaacgatcccgttggaatcgaaatgttggaaccggttccggttcggaaccggttctcggtacccaaccctacccatagatctcttcaagttgctctcaaagtgcaccagatgtatgcttttaacttcaacattaaaaaaaaatcttcccgggagagcaaccccccccacacttaaatcatgttcacatggataggaaactaaatacattgtgCACACAtctatcttgtgtccatatctttctgtttgggtggtcatgccacaaccgtgcacgagtcatggtgagatatctggattaaaaggttgctttttctttccacagcatgaaagaaaggccaaattaatgggctgtgattttagtttttttcagcagaggtcaatcatttgtacggccctcggaggatgttgaaaaaattgaaatggcccttgagaggaaaaaggttccccacccctgctgtagaataacaaaatgaatgccatgaatgatccgaaatacacgtgttgaagcggttcgctgctgattattACGCACCCCCCCCGCGCGGGCCGAATATCCGAATAGGTCTCTGTCATTTTCTTACATATCCTGTCTTGtgaaaaaaacgttttcttCTTTCTGTGAGtttgtatattatatatatatatatatatatatttaatttaatttatatagcgcttctcatctgccaagacaaatctcgaagtgcttcacaacaagggatactgatacactttgagagatt
This region includes:
- the LOC139435864 gene encoding E3 SUMO-protein ligase ZBED1-like, with amino-acid sequence MRQKVLQTKAVYKAQTGIVIAEEIADVLTDFGIFDKIVAVTVDNAANMDVAIHRLQFVKLGCFAHTLNLAAQSLYSLAIVSQWIAKIRALVVWIKRSSMAKTVLQEKQAFLKLPQHSLILDVRTRWNSLHLMLERFLEQYPAIQAASLDQRLRKPMERDRLARFTDEDLRRAEDFIRLMRVMYTSTLCVSSEKNPTSGQILPILKKLEMHFTVTDGDTVFVSNLKKQVWGNLSKRYQSDEIRSFLEEATALDPRFKQKMDDNAAVWDRIKGKFLAKNLTDSEKSTDLDCGGDGDENMEGMESEAEENQMHPCKNPKMTPLEELFADEDAQKVTPQQNSMSIQDQVEKELHMYKAMPRIVTSDDAAAWWWNMRTTYPCLSDMAFSYLCVQASSTPSERVFSTAGDTICAERSRILPEKADMLVFLNKNCF